From Cecembia calidifontis, one genomic window encodes:
- a CDS encoding parallel beta-helix domain-containing protein has product MKKLNSLSFFVFMITVSWLGFSCSNSTTEMSFDSSKLRRASSDEIEKVVEAIILAKDGDIIEIPEGFYSFKTQLILDNKNNIQIKGQGMDKTVLSFRELKTGGEGVKLVGNDILIQDLSIEDAPGDGVKSQHSDGVTFRRINVTWTNGDKSKNGTYAIYPVQCKNVVIDECIASHSKDAGIYVGQSENIIVKNSLAFGNVAGIEIENCDNAEVFGNTARDNAGGILVFNLPGLPKSDGRGTKIYDNSVFSNNHINFATPLGEDPNGNTVTMIPPGSGIILLAAKDVEIYNNRIHKNKTVGIAIANYHITGFPMDAPDWSPFTSNVYIHSNDYKRTWRFPDLSKEFGQLISVYNAHGKGKTQDIIYDGFFDKSLGSTIQSNPMNICLQEDAIKSLHFTLFDLWEGEENIKASKDYSPFVCKTEVITDVKHLTSR; this is encoded by the coding sequence ATGAAAAAACTAAATTCTCTGTCCTTTTTTGTTTTTATGATCACTGTTAGTTGGCTTGGTTTTTCCTGTTCCAATTCAACTACCGAAATGAGCTTTGACTCAAGCAAACTTAGAAGGGCATCTTCCGATGAAATTGAAAAGGTTGTTGAAGCAATAATTCTGGCCAAAGATGGAGATATCATAGAAATTCCAGAAGGTTTTTACAGTTTTAAAACCCAACTGATCCTGGACAACAAAAACAATATCCAGATCAAAGGTCAGGGTATGGACAAAACAGTACTGTCCTTTAGGGAGCTAAAAACCGGAGGGGAAGGGGTCAAATTGGTGGGTAATGATATCCTAATCCAGGATTTGAGTATTGAAGATGCTCCTGGAGACGGGGTAAAAAGCCAACATTCAGATGGTGTGACCTTCAGAAGGATCAATGTTACCTGGACCAATGGTGACAAATCTAAAAATGGCACATATGCCATCTATCCGGTACAATGCAAAAATGTAGTAATTGATGAATGCATAGCTTCCCATTCCAAAGATGCGGGAATTTATGTAGGTCAGTCCGAAAACATCATAGTGAAAAATTCACTGGCCTTCGGAAATGTGGCAGGAATTGAAATAGAAAACTGTGATAATGCTGAAGTTTTTGGAAACACCGCAAGAGACAACGCAGGAGGTATCTTGGTATTTAACCTACCCGGACTGCCGAAATCAGACGGAAGAGGGACAAAAATTTATGACAACAGCGTTTTTTCCAATAACCACATCAATTTTGCCACCCCACTGGGGGAAGATCCCAATGGCAATACCGTCACAATGATCCCTCCAGGATCCGGAATTATTCTTTTGGCGGCCAAAGATGTGGAAATTTACAATAACCGGATCCATAAGAACAAAACAGTGGGTATAGCCATAGCCAACTATCATATCACTGGCTTCCCTATGGATGCCCCTGACTGGTCTCCGTTTACCTCTAATGTCTATATCCACAGCAATGACTACAAAAGAACCTGGAGATTTCCCGATCTCAGTAAAGAGTTTGGACAATTGATTTCCGTTTACAATGCCCATGGAAAGGGCAAAACACAGGATATTATTTATGATGGTTTTTTTGATAAATCCCTAGGTTCAACTATTCAATCCAACCCTATGAATATTTGTTTGCAGGAAGACGCAATCAAAAGCCTTCACTTCACACTTTTTGACCTATGGGAAGGAGAAGAAAACATCAAAGCCAGCAAAGATTACAGCCCATTTGTCTGTAAAACCGAAGTTATCACAGATGTAAAACACCTTACCAGCCGCTAA
- a CDS encoding SO2930 family diheme c-type cytochrome — MWNKSAFLFFSVCIVTLLGCSSKEPIQEVLWDASQIRDIELPPKKIQEISLDAIPFEKLSDYGLFQGILRNLEPNEGVLPYEPASSLFTDYAFKSRFIWMPKGSSAFINNDTEGTIEFPDNTILIKNFYYPIDFSEPENVKRIVETRLMVKQNGAWEAYPYIWKDDQSDAIYKVAGAEKTVHWKDKNGDQQVINYLVPNKNQCKSCHNSHETMTPIGVKTKHLNHAIEFGDGKKNQLVKWQEYGYLKELKELSLYPVMANYQDEKIDLELRAKAYLDINCGHCHRQEGPASTSGLFLNYEETDPLRLGIYKTPVAAGFGAGSFKFDIVPGKANESILTYRMETNKVGAAMPEIGRVTTHQEGLALIKDWINAMKP, encoded by the coding sequence ATGTGGAATAAATCAGCTTTTTTATTCTTTTCTGTCTGTATTGTGACCCTATTGGGCTGTTCCTCAAAAGAACCCATACAGGAAGTTCTTTGGGATGCGTCTCAAATCAGAGATATCGAATTACCCCCCAAAAAAATCCAAGAAATAAGCTTAGATGCAATACCTTTTGAAAAATTATCGGATTATGGCCTTTTCCAAGGCATCCTTAGAAATTTAGAGCCAAATGAAGGGGTATTACCTTATGAACCGGCCTCCTCTCTTTTTACGGATTATGCTTTCAAATCAAGATTTATCTGGATGCCGAAAGGTAGCTCCGCATTCATCAATAATGATACGGAGGGAACAATTGAATTTCCAGACAATACCATTTTGATTAAGAATTTTTATTATCCAATTGATTTCTCAGAACCTGAAAATGTTAAAAGAATTGTAGAAACCCGGCTAATGGTCAAACAAAACGGGGCTTGGGAAGCCTATCCATATATCTGGAAAGACGACCAAAGCGATGCAATCTACAAAGTAGCCGGTGCAGAAAAAACAGTCCATTGGAAAGACAAAAATGGAGATCAACAAGTGATCAACTACTTGGTTCCCAACAAAAACCAATGCAAAAGCTGCCACAATTCCCATGAAACAATGACTCCAATCGGAGTAAAAACCAAGCATTTAAATCATGCTATTGAATTTGGGGATGGGAAAAAAAATCAACTTGTCAAATGGCAAGAATATGGTTATCTCAAGGAACTTAAAGAATTGTCCCTTTATCCCGTAATGGCCAATTACCAAGATGAAAAAATTGACCTGGAGCTGAGAGCTAAAGCTTATCTTGATATCAACTGTGGGCATTGCCATCGGCAGGAAGGACCCGCAAGTACCTCCGGGCTTTTCCTGAACTATGAAGAAACAGATCCCCTCAGATTAGGAATTTACAAAACACCGGTGGCAGCCGGATTTGGGGCCGGCAGTTTTAAATTTGATATTGTCCCCGGAAAAGCCAACGAGTCTATTTTGACTTATAGGATGGAAACCAATAAGGTGGGAGCTGCCATGCCGGAAATCGGCAGGGTCACAACCCACCAAGAAGGCCTGGCATTGATCAAAGATTGGATCAATGCCATGAAGCCTTAA
- a CDS encoding porin family protein translates to MKKLSLIVLTMIISVSISHAQSSQRDRGGFGVRGGVNFSTFGGGDIAEDDYSQRTGFHAGLYNSFYFGSVIALEPGVYYSVKGTRNNDFVNSRAVLNYVDIPVLLRLHLTEGLNVFGGPQASFLTSSTFEGDLFGSTISFDTDNVRERDFGMVLGIGYNLPKGLNVQGTYNYGLSPVFKNSNVDVFNRGFQISLGYTF, encoded by the coding sequence ATGAAAAAGTTAAGTTTGATTGTGTTGACAATGATCATTTCAGTTTCTATTTCCCATGCTCAGAGTAGTCAGAGAGATAGGGGCGGTTTTGGTGTCAGGGGTGGTGTCAATTTTTCTACATTTGGGGGAGGCGATATTGCTGAGGATGATTATTCTCAAAGAACCGGTTTTCATGCGGGGTTGTACAATTCCTTTTATTTTGGCAGTGTGATCGCATTGGAGCCGGGTGTTTATTATTCTGTGAAAGGAACCCGGAATAATGATTTTGTCAATTCTCGGGCTGTCTTGAACTATGTGGACATCCCTGTTTTGCTCAGGCTACACCTTACAGAAGGATTAAATGTTTTTGGAGGGCCTCAAGCTTCTTTTTTGACTTCCTCAACATTTGAGGGGGATCTTTTTGGGTCCACGATCAGCTTTGATACCGATAATGTAAGGGAAAGGGACTTTGGCATGGTTCTGGGAATAGGCTATAACTTACCCAAAGGCCTAAATGTCCAAGGCACCTACAATTATGGACTAAGCCCTGTTTTCAAAAACAGCAATGTAGATGTGTTTAACAGAGGTTTTCAGATATCGTTAGGATATACCTTCTAA
- a CDS encoding alanine racemase has protein sequence MAYLTLHRQKLKENFEFLRGMFEQHGVSWGVVSKLLCGNRKFMAELINLGIHEIHDSRISNLAKIKEIDPKVQTVYIKPVSKRNIPKMVKYADVSLNSELTTIQWISEEAHKQGKIHKIIIMVETGDLREGVMGDHLVDFHAQVFDLPNIEIIGLGTNLNCLNGVMPSTDKLIQLSLYKQIIELKFNKKIPWVSAGTSVTIPLMLHQQLPKGVNHFRVGETLYFGVDLFEEKIIEGMHGDVFELFAEIIEMQEKPMLPIGMLAANPQGEMTVIDESLYGRTSYRAILDIGLLDVDPKYLIPEDGEFEILGASSDMLILNLGENPKNYQVGDTVKFEMKYMGALGILNSSYVDKVVI, from the coding sequence ATGGCATATCTGACTTTACATAGACAAAAACTAAAAGAGAACTTTGAATTCTTGCGGGGAATGTTCGAACAGCATGGAGTTTCCTGGGGAGTAGTGTCCAAATTACTCTGTGGTAACCGGAAGTTTATGGCTGAATTGATCAATTTGGGTATCCATGAGATCCATGACTCAAGGATAAGCAACTTGGCCAAGATCAAAGAGATTGATCCTAAAGTACAAACGGTTTATATCAAACCTGTTTCCAAAAGGAATATCCCTAAAATGGTAAAATATGCGGATGTCAGTCTCAACAGTGAACTGACCACCATCCAATGGATTTCGGAAGAAGCCCATAAACAAGGAAAAATCCATAAAATCATTATTATGGTCGAGACGGGAGACCTTAGGGAAGGGGTGATGGGAGACCATTTGGTGGATTTTCATGCTCAAGTTTTTGACCTGCCCAATATTGAAATCATTGGTCTTGGGACTAATTTGAATTGTTTGAACGGAGTGATGCCATCTACTGATAAATTGATTCAATTAAGTTTATATAAGCAAATCATCGAGCTTAAATTCAATAAAAAGATACCATGGGTTTCTGCTGGTACCTCGGTCACCATTCCCTTGATGCTTCATCAGCAATTGCCTAAAGGAGTAAATCATTTTAGGGTTGGGGAAACCTTGTATTTTGGGGTTGATCTTTTTGAGGAAAAAATCATTGAAGGTATGCATGGAGATGTTTTTGAATTATTTGCAGAAATCATTGAAATGCAGGAAAAGCCTATGTTACCAATCGGTATGCTTGCAGCCAATCCTCAGGGTGAAATGACCGTGATAGATGAGTCTTTATATGGAAGGACTTCTTATAGGGCAATTTTGGATATAGGATTACTGGATGTCGACCCAAAGTACCTGATTCCTGAAGATGGGGAATTTGAAATTTTAGGTGCAAGTTCCGATATGCTGATATTGAATCTGGGTGAAAATCCAAAAAATTACCAGGTTGGAGATACGGTAAAATTTGAAATGAAATATATGGGAGCCCTAGGTATCCTTAACTCAAGCTATGTGGATAAGGTGGTAATTTAA
- a CDS encoding GNAT family N-acetyltransferase, giving the protein MLKIETLNAKDQATYLQKKEIADFLFVHLEKYGDPHQHIMKCLDYALDQAVDKGGFTVLAREDGEIVGAVVMNKTGMSGYIPENILVYIAVDASQRGKGLGKKLMQMAIDLANGDIALHVEPDNPARKLYEALGFTNKYLEMRLTKG; this is encoded by the coding sequence ATGCTTAAGATAGAAACTTTAAATGCAAAAGATCAGGCTACTTATTTGCAGAAAAAGGAGATAGCAGATTTCCTTTTTGTGCATTTGGAAAAATATGGGGATCCCCATCAGCACATCATGAAATGTCTGGATTATGCCCTGGATCAGGCTGTGGATAAGGGAGGATTTACTGTATTGGCAAGGGAAGATGGTGAAATTGTAGGTGCTGTGGTGATGAATAAAACAGGTATGTCGGGATATATACCGGAGAATATACTCGTCTATATAGCTGTGGATGCCTCCCAGAGAGGCAAGGGCTTAGGGAAAAAGCTGATGCAGATGGCCATAGATCTGGCAAATGGGGACATTGCATTGCATGTGGAGCCAGATAACCCCGCCAGAAAATTGTACGAAGCTCTTGGTTTTACCAATAAGTACCTTGAAATGAGACTTACCAAAGGATGA
- a CDS encoding sodium:solute symporter family protein: MHYIDLGIFVGYMVLMLGVGYYFMRQNKNQDDYYVGGRKIGSWHIGLSVVATDVGGGFSVGLGGLGFVMGLSGSWMLFTGLLGAWLAAVVLIPRVKNYPAFANFYTFPQIFDHLFNKKAALVAAAISLIGYLGFTSSQLLAGAKLASGTFVDLNLNEALVLMGVIAVVYTVLGGLKAVIYTDTVQWIILMLGFILIGIPVAYFHVGGWESIQATLPDSYFSLSNLEWQDLANWGITIIPIWFIGMTLYQRIFASRDEKSAKKAWFIAGFFEWPIMAFMGVTLGLLSKVAFEQGLLIIDLEVMDPEMGLPILLRTILPPGILGLMMAAYFSAVLSTADSCLMAASGNLSTDMLGKWLNAKNEKSQIRFSQFFTLVLGVFALLLSLQMTNVLDLMLYSYAFMVSGLFVPILFGLFTKHRNPQAAIVSMISGGVMTVGLGMTDWELLWGLDPNFFGIITSLAMYLLVSVVYRNKNQNKIKEYA, translated from the coding sequence ATGCATTACATAGACCTCGGCATCTTTGTCGGGTACATGGTGCTGATGTTGGGCGTAGGGTATTACTTCATGCGCCAAAATAAAAATCAGGACGATTACTACGTAGGTGGAAGGAAAATTGGTAGCTGGCATATTGGATTGTCTGTAGTTGCTACCGATGTTGGAGGTGGTTTTTCGGTAGGACTTGGTGGACTGGGCTTTGTGATGGGGCTTTCGGGTAGTTGGATGCTGTTTACCGGGCTTTTGGGGGCATGGTTAGCCGCAGTAGTATTAATTCCACGGGTAAAGAATTATCCCGCCTTTGCAAACTTTTATACTTTCCCTCAGATTTTTGACCATTTGTTCAATAAGAAAGCAGCCTTGGTGGCAGCTGCAATTTCATTAATTGGTTATTTGGGTTTTACCTCTTCACAATTATTGGCGGGTGCCAAATTGGCTTCAGGGACTTTTGTTGATTTGAACTTGAATGAAGCTTTGGTGCTGATGGGGGTTATTGCGGTGGTGTATACCGTTTTGGGAGGGCTCAAGGCGGTCATTTATACAGATACTGTGCAGTGGATCATCTTGATGCTGGGTTTTATTTTGATCGGTATTCCGGTGGCTTATTTCCATGTGGGTGGTTGGGAGAGCATCCAGGCAACTTTGCCTGATTCCTATTTTTCGCTATCCAACTTAGAGTGGCAGGATCTGGCCAATTGGGGGATCACGATCATTCCAATTTGGTTCATCGGAATGACCTTATATCAAAGGATATTTGCCAGCCGGGATGAGAAGTCGGCAAAGAAAGCCTGGTTTATCGCTGGTTTTTTTGAGTGGCCCATTATGGCTTTTATGGGAGTAACCCTAGGTTTACTTTCCAAAGTAGCCTTTGAACAGGGGCTTTTGATCATAGATTTGGAGGTAATGGATCCTGAAATGGGTTTGCCTATTTTACTTCGCACCATTCTTCCTCCGGGAATCCTTGGACTGATGATGGCTGCTTATTTTTCTGCGGTTTTATCTACTGCGGATTCTTGTCTGATGGCAGCCTCCGGTAACCTCAGTACTGATATGTTGGGGAAATGGTTGAATGCCAAAAACGAAAAGTCTCAAATCAGATTCAGTCAGTTTTTTACTTTGGTTTTGGGGGTGTTTGCCCTGCTCTTGTCCTTGCAGATGACCAATGTATTGGATTTGATGTTGTACAGTTACGCCTTTATGGTTTCAGGTTTATTTGTCCCCATTCTTTTTGGTTTATTTACAAAACACCGGAATCCACAAGCTGCGATAGTTTCCATGATTAGCGGCGGGGTCATGACAGTAGGGCTTGGAATGACAGATTGGGAGCTTCTTTGGGGCTTAGATCCAAATTTTTTCGGGATAATTACCTCTTTAGCAATGTATTTGCTTGTAAGTGTGGTGTATAGAAATAAAAATCAAAATAAAATTAAAGAATATGCTTAA
- a CDS encoding BF3164 family lipoprotein, with protein sequence MKKTLIYLILVFLIGCDSSLKYKDIDYTFTLNAIPEIKPLKAMRMDLGLLLSPVQIFFYDSLLFVSAANQPFNVKVFDTNKDNELIGEIFENGMGPSETLSVFNLIFLDDGTVWVHDVVSTLMKRFLFDIKGDAILVEEIESLAFMNPILSSVYLRNDQFYTTTQAIVPLSRFLVYSREGDEISGVGNYPDYGIEMPPMVAVDVFSGQLISNPQKDKMVLAYEYTDLIELYDEKANLLKRIHGPHQFVPDFDIGDRSGTPYMKRVFNKTQHAYKSLAASEELIFLLYANGKTVKPGEGEASIHHNKVLAIDWEGNPLAFYELDHAVTSIAVDWEKRIIYGLDRIESEVYAFHF encoded by the coding sequence ATGAAAAAAACACTCATATATCTGATTTTAGTGTTCTTGATTGGGTGTGATAGTAGTTTGAAATACAAGGACATTGATTATACGTTTACACTAAATGCTATTCCGGAAATAAAGCCACTTAAGGCAATGAGGATGGATTTAGGATTATTGCTCTCCCCCGTACAGATTTTTTTTTATGATTCGCTATTATTTGTTTCAGCTGCAAATCAACCCTTTAATGTCAAAGTTTTTGATACTAATAAGGACAATGAACTTATAGGTGAAATTTTTGAAAACGGAATGGGGCCTTCAGAAACACTCTCGGTTTTTAATTTGATATTTTTAGATGATGGGACAGTTTGGGTCCATGATGTTGTTTCAACCTTAATGAAAAGATTTCTTTTCGATATCAAAGGTGATGCTATTTTAGTTGAGGAAATTGAAAGTTTGGCATTTATGAATCCTATTTTATCTTCAGTTTATTTGAGGAATGACCAATTTTATACCACTACCCAAGCGATTGTCCCGCTTTCCAGGTTTTTGGTTTATTCCCGGGAAGGTGATGAAATTTCTGGAGTTGGAAATTATCCGGACTATGGCATAGAAATGCCACCTATGGTGGCAGTGGATGTTTTTTCTGGCCAATTAATTTCCAATCCTCAAAAGGATAAAATGGTATTGGCTTATGAATATACAGATTTGATCGAGTTGTATGATGAGAAAGCTAACCTTCTAAAAAGAATTCACGGTCCACATCAATTTGTGCCTGATTTTGATATCGGTGATCGCTCTGGAACACCATATATGAAGCGGGTGTTTAATAAAACTCAGCATGCTTACAAATCTTTGGCCGCAAGTGAGGAACTGATTTTTTTATTGTACGCTAATGGTAAAACAGTAAAACCTGGAGAAGGGGAAGCCTCCATTCATCATAATAAAGTTTTAGCCATTGATTGGGAAGGTAATCCCTTGGCATTTTATGAGTTAGATCATGCTGTAACTTCTATAGCCGTGGATTGGGAAAAAAGAATAATCTATGGATTGGACAGGATTGAATCAGAAGTTTATGCATTTCATTTTTAA
- a CDS encoding IS1380 family transposase, with amino-acid sequence MKITNSTEKITPFGGFNFVFNSFKNSGLPELIDNQLGVRALRGGFSYSDIFANHMAIFFNGGDCTEDINVHLRDALEQVPSFSVCSADTILRGIKELAVDTELFINPSSGVSHEFNINGKLNSLLLKSACKTGLLKSGVAYDLDYDNTVIPTEKYDSKKTYKHVYGYQPGVASIAHPEFSQAIPVYVEGRNGNSQAKYLQADTLTRMFGQLTNENIRIGRFRADSASYQEEVLRTLEAHTESFYIRANRCAKLDNILGSIAPEKWQKIRLGVQEMEVTDLSDYKPFGKDRSYRLVITRIRRKDGQADVFSGDAFTYRAILTNEHTSSNEAVVRFYNARGASERLFDVLNNDFGWSKLPCSFLAENTSFMLMTAMYANFYTYIIGEYSRKVDWLKPTDRLKKFIFRFITVSAKWIRTGRREVLKLFTSKDYKPILN; translated from the coding sequence ATGAAAATTACGAATTCGACAGAAAAAATCACACCTTTCGGAGGTTTTAATTTTGTTTTTAACTCTTTCAAAAATTCTGGTCTCCCAGAACTCATTGATAATCAATTGGGGGTTAGAGCCTTAAGGGGAGGGTTTTCATACAGTGACATTTTCGCCAATCATATGGCTATTTTCTTTAATGGTGGCGACTGTACTGAAGATATCAATGTTCACTTGAGAGACGCACTTGAACAGGTCCCTTCATTTTCAGTATGCAGTGCCGATACAATTCTGAGAGGTATCAAAGAGCTTGCTGTTGATACAGAACTCTTTATAAATCCGTCCAGTGGAGTAAGCCATGAATTTAATATCAATGGAAAACTCAACAGCTTGTTGTTAAAATCAGCTTGTAAGACCGGATTACTCAAGTCAGGTGTTGCTTACGACCTCGATTATGACAACACCGTCATTCCAACTGAAAAGTACGATTCAAAAAAGACATATAAACACGTCTATGGATATCAGCCAGGTGTAGCTTCCATAGCACATCCTGAATTTTCACAGGCCATTCCTGTGTACGTAGAGGGCAGAAATGGCAACAGTCAGGCCAAATATTTGCAGGCTGATACACTTACACGCATGTTTGGGCAGCTTACCAATGAAAATATCCGTATCGGAAGGTTCAGAGCCGATTCAGCATCCTATCAGGAAGAAGTTCTCCGCACACTGGAAGCACATACCGAAAGCTTTTATATACGGGCAAACAGATGTGCCAAACTGGATAATATCCTTGGAAGTATAGCCCCTGAGAAGTGGCAGAAAATACGTTTGGGTGTACAGGAAATGGAAGTTACTGACCTATCCGACTACAAACCTTTCGGTAAAGACAGGTCTTACAGGCTGGTCATTACCAGAATCAGGCGTAAAGACGGGCAGGCAGATGTGTTTAGTGGAGATGCATTTACTTACAGGGCTATTCTGACCAATGAACATACATCGTCCAATGAAGCTGTTGTAAGGTTTTATAACGCCCGGGGTGCAAGCGAACGCTTGTTTGATGTACTCAACAATGACTTTGGCTGGTCTAAGTTGCCCTGTTCGTTCCTTGCAGAGAATACCTCCTTTATGCTTATGACGGCTATGTATGCCAATTTTTACACCTATATCATTGGAGAGTATTCCAGAAAAGTTGATTGGCTTAAGCCTACCGACAGGCTCAAGAAGTTTATCTTCAGATTTATCACTGTTTCAGCCAAGTGGATAAGAACGGGAAGAAGAGAAGTGCTCAAACTGTTCACGAGTAAGGATTACAAGCCGATTTTGAACTAA
- a CDS encoding IS4 family transposase, which produces MTQFKHKFLSGHPIIAQLLSLIPKELLNQVVEEENSDRYYKKLKTSDHFICMFYAVLTRNSSLREVCKNIGLIITKLIPFGMKQLPARSTLSDANRKRSYRVFEQLYKGLYSYYRASLVGNWLDIGGEVDLSRVEVFDSSTVTLFKEILRGAGRNPLNGKKKGGAKIFAKMNLAEGVPNFICIRSAATNENMFLKVMDLPEHGIAVFDKGYNRYSCFEKWDSSNRYFVTRKKDNARYEVVSEFDCTHALDIIKDQIISLSYREKGVSRTVEARLVVYADPESGETLEFITNLKGLDALTIALLYKNRWVIEVLFKQIKQNFELRYFLSDSENGIKIQIWVALILNLLFTVLHKRIKEAEDFSTMVMVAAKNLCSYVSLEKFLLFPEAYFKSIFQKDIQNVQTQLFLSG; this is translated from the coding sequence GTGACACAATTTAAGCATAAATTTTTGTCTGGGCATCCTATTATCGCTCAACTCCTCTCTCTTATTCCCAAAGAGCTATTGAATCAGGTCGTTGAGGAAGAAAACTCGGATAGGTACTACAAGAAACTCAAAACAAGTGATCACTTCATCTGCATGTTTTATGCGGTGTTGACCAGAAACAGCAGTCTTAGAGAGGTCTGCAAAAACATCGGCCTGATCATAACCAAGCTTATTCCTTTTGGAATGAAGCAGCTACCTGCCAGGAGTACCCTTTCTGATGCAAACCGTAAACGCAGTTATCGTGTTTTTGAACAACTATACAAAGGGCTGTATTCATACTATAGGGCATCTTTGGTAGGAAATTGGCTCGATATCGGTGGAGAGGTCGACCTCAGCCGTGTTGAGGTTTTTGATTCCTCAACGGTCACGCTGTTCAAGGAAATCCTCAGAGGGGCCGGACGCAATCCCCTGAACGGAAAGAAAAAAGGTGGTGCCAAGATATTTGCCAAAATGAATCTGGCAGAAGGCGTTCCCAACTTCATATGTATCCGTTCTGCGGCCACAAATGAAAATATGTTTTTAAAAGTGATGGATCTGCCTGAGCACGGGATAGCTGTTTTCGACAAAGGATATAACCGCTATTCCTGCTTTGAAAAGTGGGACAGTTCAAACAGATATTTTGTGACCAGAAAAAAAGACAATGCAAGATATGAAGTGGTCAGTGAGTTTGACTGTACGCATGCCTTGGACATCATCAAGGACCAGATTATCTCACTGAGCTACAGGGAGAAGGGAGTTTCTCGGACAGTTGAAGCCAGACTGGTGGTTTATGCTGACCCTGAAAGCGGTGAAACGCTGGAGTTTATCACCAATCTTAAGGGATTGGATGCCCTAACCATAGCTCTTCTCTATAAGAACAGGTGGGTTATCGAAGTGCTTTTCAAGCAGATCAAGCAGAATTTTGAACTCAGATATTTTTTGTCGGACAGCGAGAACGGGATCAAAATCCAGATTTGGGTGGCATTGATACTCAACCTCCTGTTTACAGTTCTACATAAGCGGATAAAAGAGGCTGAAGACTTCTCGACCATGGTCATGGTAGCCGCAAAAAATCTTTGCTCCTACGTCAGTCTTGAAAAGTTCCTACTTTTTCCTGAAGCTTACTTTAAAAGTATATTTCAAAAAGACATCCAAAATGTACAAACCCAATTATTCCTTTCCGGATAG
- a CDS encoding succinate dehydrogenase/fumarate reductase iron-sulfur subunit → MNLTLKIWRQKNNADKGGFKEYKLSGVSKDMSFLEMLDVLNEELAEKGEDPVHFDHDCREGICGMCSLYINGKPHGPLQTTTCQLHMRSFNDGETITIEPWRAKAFPVVKDLVVDRSAFDRIIQAGGYISVNTGGVPDANEIPIPKKVADEAFDAATCIGCGACVAACKNASAMLFTSAKISQLALLPQGQVERKERVEKMIAQMDAEGFGACTNTGACAAECPKGISLTNIARMNREYFTAVVSSDNI, encoded by the coding sequence ATGAACTTAACTTTAAAAATCTGGAGACAGAAAAATAACGCCGACAAGGGCGGCTTTAAGGAATATAAACTATCCGGTGTTTCCAAAGACATGTCTTTCCTTGAGATGCTGGATGTATTGAACGAAGAATTGGCAGAGAAAGGAGAGGATCCTGTTCACTTTGATCATGATTGTCGTGAGGGTATCTGTGGCATGTGTTCTTTGTACATCAACGGCAAGCCCCATGGTCCATTGCAGACCACTACCTGTCAGTTGCACATGAGGTCATTCAATGATGGAGAGACCATTACAATTGAACCTTGGAGGGCAAAAGCCTTCCCTGTAGTTAAGGATTTGGTGGTCGACCGCTCTGCATTCGACCGTATCATCCAAGCTGGGGGGTATATATCAGTAAATACCGGAGGTGTACCTGATGCCAATGAAATTCCGATTCCAAAGAAAGTAGCAGATGAAGCATTCGATGCGGCTACCTGCATCGGTTGTGGTGCCTGTGTTGCGGCATGTAAAAACGCTTCTGCTATGCTCTTCACTTCTGCGAAAATTTCCCAATTGGCATTATTGCCTCAGGGACAGGTAGAACGTAAGGAAAGGGTTGAGAAGATGATTGCCCAGATGGATGCTGAAGGTTTTGGTGCTTGTACCAATACTGGTGCTTGTGCTGCTGAATGTCCAAAAGGTATAAGCTTGACCAATATTGCCCGTATGAACAGAGAATACTTTACTGCTGTGGTAAGCAGTGACAATATTTAA